The Culex pipiens pallens isolate TS chromosome 2, TS_CPP_V2, whole genome shotgun sequence DNA window TTGGTCCAGATTCCAAAGTTTTTATGTAGTTGTTCATTCTGCTATCCGCTGATTCTTTCTCACGGCGATGCAGTGAGCTGTAGCTCTGTCGATTTGTCGTTGAGTAGACTGCACTATCATTCAAGTTGGAAATGCTTTTCCGTTGAATTGAGCCAGACACACTCATGCTGCTTCCGGAAGGTTGCGCATTAGACTGTTGCTGGCGACATAGAATAGCATTGTTGGAACTTTCAGTTGAGGAAAATGCACTATTTCGATTGAAATGTTTATCGGCTGTGGAACTCTCAGAAGTAGACGATTGAGAAATGATATGCGATGATTGTTTTGCTTCTGTACGACTGGATAAATTGCTCTCGGAGATAGCTGAATTCATCACAGACGATGACTCGGAATGTATTATATTGTTTGCTGATCTTGAATGACTGACTGAAGCTCTTGAAGAGCTATTACTATCATCGCGAGCAGCCACGTGAACTAACTTGCCTCCGATGATCCTCGTAGTGGCACTTTGTTTTGTTGATTTCTGTGTGCTTGTGTCGCCACCGTGTACAATACTCGAACTTGTATTGTTCTGATTCCTTAAAACTTGTCCTTTTGTGGAACTTTCATCTCCATAAATATGAACATGCTTGCTATCACTTGTCTTAATGGTTTGTGAATCACTGGATTGTTTTACGCCTCTGATTCCAGCAGCTGCCTGTCCTCTTATCGAACTTTCATCTCCATGAATAAGAACATGCTTACTATCAACTGTTTTCATACTTGGCGAATCGCTGGATTGTTTTACGCTCCTGATTCCAGCTGCTGCCTGCCCACTTGTTGAACTTTCGTCTCCATGAATATGAACATGCTTGCCACCAATCGTCTTCGTGCTTTGTGCATCATTGGATTGTTTCACGCTCCTGCTTCCAGCCGCGGCCGTAGTATGTACGTTGGAATGTCCTCGTTGATTAATTTTACTCGATTGCACTTCATGTTTTCCATTGACGTTTTCAGTAACTGTTCTCATTACCCATTTGCCGGCTACCAACTTCCGAACCTGAACTTGATTAGTTCCATTTTCGGAAGCTCCCGATATCTTATGAGCACCATTTTCATGAGTACTATGAATGATGTTGTTTGACTGGCTACCTCTTGAAGTTTGCTTTCGTGTTGTCAGCTCGTTCTTGAGATCCGTTGAAATTGTTTCAGTTGATCCCAATATCTGTGTACCGTCGAAACCCGAAGATTTGTTCTGTACAAAGGATGTATCTACCTTCAAAACACCTCCGTCAATCAATTTTTCAGTACCCGACTGTTGAGAAATTGTTTTATCGGTGACTACCTTACCATCCACCACGATACGCTTACTGGCGGACGATGAATGACTTCCTACAAAGTGTTCCTTCGAGGATACGTGATTGTCTAATGCAGAATCATGTACTGTCCCATCCTTCGAATGAATGATCCTGTTGGTTGACGAAATATTCCTTGATGAAATATCGCGTGTGGAATTTGAAATTGCCTCATCCTGCGCATTCGATGTAATTCGATTTGTTGAAGAAACTACATTACTCGAAGAAGTAACAACTTTGCTAGAACTGTGCTGTTGTGATGATGACACGTTTCTCTCGCTAGTTTCATGTGACAAACTTTGTGTTGAATGTTGTAGATTCGAGGATGACATAGTCGATTCAACGGCAGAGGATCGAGAGTATTGCCCATGTACCGAATGATCAACGTTTTGAATTGACCGTGAGTCAATTATATTTTGTGAAAGATGCTTCGTGTCATGTTGTTGCTGAGAAAGTTGTGTTGAGGACATTGTATGCTTCTGCTGATGATCCTGACTTGTATGTGACAGGCTCGAACTATCATGTGTTTCCGATGTAGTGACCTTTTTGCCAGTAGCCTTCGGTTTATCGCCTTTAAGAATTGTTGTTACAGTTTGTGTTGTAACCATAACTGCACCATCCAGAATTCCATTTTCATGGACTTCTTGTAGTTCCGTTTCTTTGCGTTGTTTTTGCTCCTTGTGTTCCTTCAATGAATGATACTCACCTTCAATTTGTAGATTGTCCTTTGGTTTAACTTGTTTTGGACGTTCAGCAGGTTGATAGGCAGGTTTTTGCACAGGTTTTTCAAATTCACCTTCTGGGCGTAGGTTATCTCCATGTCGAATCGGTTTCTGCCTTTCCCCAGGTTGATATTTAGGTTTTTCTGGAGTTTCAAATGTACCCTCTGTTCTCAAATTATCCTCCGGACGAATCTGCTTGGGACGCTCGGCCGGCTTGAACTGAGGCTTTTCTGGACGCTCGAAGTCTCCCTCAGGACGTAGATTGTCGGTTTGGCGAATAGGTTTTTGTCTCTCACCTGGCTGGTAACCATGTTTCTCTGGTGTTACAAAAGAGCCTTCTGGTTTCAAATTATCTGATGGTCTGACTTGTTTTGGACGCTCTGCTGGGCGGAATGGTGATTTTTCTGGACGTTCAAAATCACCTTCAGGATGGAGATTATCATCATGACGAATTGGTTTCTGTCTCTCTCCTGGTTGATATTTTGGCTTCTCAggagtttcaaaaacaccctccGGTCTCAAGTTATCATCAGGTTTAATAGGTTTAGGTCTTTCTCCAGACACGTAGACTGTTTTCTGTGTCCTTTCAAATGTTCCTTCTAGATGTAAATTATCTGCATGTCGAACAATTGTAGACCTCTCTGCCTTTCCAACTGTTTGTGGCTGGGGTCTTTCAAAAACTCCTTCTGGCTTTAGATTATCTTCTGGACGAATCTGTTTGGGACGTTCCGCAGGTTGGAACTGTGGCTTTTCCGGTCTCTCAAACTTGCCCTCCGGATGAAGGTTATCGTCGTGTCTAATTGGTTTTTGTCTTTCACCTGGCTGGTATTTCGGCTTTTCAGGTGTTTCGAATGTACCCTCTGTTTTCAAATTATCCTCTGGACGAATCTGTTTAGGACGCTCCGCTGGTTTGAACTGAGTTTTCTCAGGACGATCGAAACTTCCCTCCGTTCGAAGGTTATCTTCGGGTTTTACTTGTTTAGGCCTTTCAGCAGGTCGGAACTGTGGTTTTTCAGGAGTCATGAAGTCACCTTCTGGACGTAAGTTATCTTCATGTCTTATTGGTTTTGGCCGTTCCCCGGCAATGAAAACAGTTTGCTCAACTCGCTCGAAATTGCCCTCCATGTGAAGATTGTCTTCATGGCGAATGATTTGCGATCGTTCAGCTTTTCCAACAACAACCGGCTTAGGTCTCTCAAAGTCACCTTCCGGTTTAAGATtgtcttgagggcgtatttgtTTTGGTCGCTCTGCTGCTTGATATTGAGGTTTATCAGGAGAGCTGAACTCACCCTCGGGTTTCAAATTATCGGTATGTCTGATGGGTTTTGGACGATCTCCGGCAATATAGACTGTTTTCTCTGTCCGCTCAAAATGTCCTTCCAACTGTAAGTTGTCTTCATGTCTAACTATCTGTGATCTCTCAAATTTACCAACAACTACAGGCTGAGGACGCTCGAATTCGCCCTCAGGCCGTAGGTTATCTTGTGGACGAATTTGTTGTGGTCGCTCAGCCGATCTGAATGGACTCTTTTCTGGACGTTCGAAGTCTCCTTCTGGGTGAAGATTGTCGTCATGGCGAATTGGCTTCTGTCTTTCACCGGGCTGGTATATCGGCTTCTCGGGAGATTCAAAAGATCCTTCTGGTTTCAAGTTATCCTCCGGGCGTATTTGCTTAGGTCTTTCAGCTGGTCGGAATGGACTCTTCTCGGGGCGTTCGAAGTCTCCTTCAGGTCTCAAGTTATCCTCCGGACGTACCTGTTTCGGACGTTCTGCTGGTCTGAATGGACTCTTTTCTGGACGTTCGAAATCTCCTTCTGGATGAAGATTGTCGTCATGGCGAATTGGCTTCTGTCTTTCACCGGGCTGGTATATCGACTTCTCGGGAGATTCAAAAGATCCTTCTGGTTTCAAGTTATCCTCCGGGCGTATTTGCTTAGGTCTTTCAGCTGGTCGGAATGGACTCTTCTCGGGGCGTTCGAAGTCTCCTTCAGGTCTCAAGTTATCCTCCGGACGTACCTGTTTCGGACGTTCTGCTGGTCTGAATGGACTCTTTTCTGGACGTTCGAAATCTCCTTCTGGATGAAGATTGTCGTCATGGCGAATTGGCTTCTGTCTTTCACCAGGTTGATATTTCGGCTTCTCAGGAGATTCAAATGATCCTTCGGGTCTCAAGTTATCCTCCGGGCGTATTTGCTTAGGTCTTTCGGCTGGTCGGAATGGACTCTTCTCGGGACGTTCGAAGTCCCCTTCAGGTTTCAAATTATCCTCCGGACGAACCTGCTTGGGCCTTTCAGCTGGTCTGAATGGACTCTTTTCTGGACGTTCGAAATCTCCTTCTGGATGAAGATTGTCGTCATGGCGAATTGGCTTCTGTCTTTCACCAGGTTGATATTTCGGCTTCTCAGGAGATTCAAATGATCCTTCGGGTCTCAAGTTATCCTCCGGGCGTATTTGCTTAGGTCTTTCGGCTGGTCGGAATGGACTCTTCTCGGGACGTTCGAAGTCCCCTTCAGGTTTCAAATTATCCTCCGGACGAACCTGCTTGGGCCTTTCAGCTGGTCTGAATGGACTCTTTTCTGGACGTTCGAAATCTCCTTCTGGATGAAGATTGTCGTCATGGCGAATTGGCTTCTGTCTTTCACCAGGCTGGTACATCGGCTTCTCGGGAGATTCAAAAGATCCTTCTGGTTTCAAGTTATCCTCCGGGCGTATTTGCTTAGGTCTTTCAGCTGGTCGGAATGGACTCTTCTCGGGGCGTTCGAAGTCTCCTTCAGGTCTCAAGTTATCCTCCGGACGTACCTGTTTCGGACGTTCTGCTGGTCTGAATGGACTCTTTTCTGGACGTTCGAAATCTCCTTCTGGATGAAGATTGTCGTCATGGCGAATTGGCTTCTGTCTTTCACCGGGCTGGTATATCGGCTTCTCGGGAGATTCAAAAGATCCTTCTGGTTTCAAGTTATCCTCCGGGCGTATTTGCTTAGGTCTTTCAGCTGGTCGGAATGGACTCTTCTCGGGGCGTTCGAAGTCTCCTTCAGGTCTCAAGTTATCCTCCGGACGTACCTGTTTCGGACGTTCTGCTGGTCTGAATGGACTCTTTTCTGGACGTTCGAAATCTCCTTCTGGATGAAGATTGTCGTCATGGCGAATTGGCTTCTGTCTTTCACCGGGCTGGTATATCGACTTCTCGGGAGATTCAAAAGATCCTTCTGGTTTCAAGTTATCCTCCGGGCGTATTTGCTTAGGTCTTTCAGCTGGTCGGAATGGACTCTTCTCGGGGCGTTCGAAGTCTCCTTCTGGTCTCAAATTATCCTCCGGACGAACCTGCTTGGGCCTTTCAGCTGGTTTGAATGGACTCTTTGCTGGACGTTCGAATTCACCCTCTGGGCGAAGATTGTCATCATGACGAATTGGCTTCTGTCTTTCACCAGGCTGGTACTTCGGCTTGTCGGGAGATTCAAAAGATCCCTCTGGTCTCAAATTATCCTCCGGGCGTATTTGCTTGGGTCTTTCGGCTGGTCGGAATGGACTCTTCTCAGGGCGTTCGAAGTCTCCTTCAGGTCTTAAGTTATCCTCCGGACGTACCTGTTTCGGACGTTCTGCTGGTCTGAATGGACTCTTTTCTGGACGTTCGAAATCTCCTTCTGGATGAAGATTGTCGTCATGGCGAATTGGCTTCTGTCTTTCACCGGGCTGGTATATCGGCTTCTCGGGAGATTCAAAAGATCCTTCTGGTTTCAAGTTATCCTCCGGGCGTATTTGCTTAGGTCTTTCAGCTGGTCGGAATGGACTCTTCTCGGGGCGTTCGAAGTCTCCTTCAGGTCTCAAGTTATCCTCCGGACGTACCTGTTTCGGACGTTCTGCTGGTCTGAATGGACTCTTTTCTGGACGTTCGAAATCTCCTTCTGGATGAAGATTGTCGTCATGGCGAATTGGCTTCTGTCTTTCACCAGGCTGGTACTTCGGCTTCTCGGGAGATTCGAAAGATCCTTCGGGTCTCAAGTTATCCTCCGGGCGTATTTGCTTGGGTCTTTCGGCTGGTCGGAATGGACTCTTCTCGGGGCGTTCGAAGTCTCCTTCAGGTCTCAAATTATCTTCCGGACGAACTTGTTTGGGCCTTTCAGCTGGTTTGAATTGACTCTTTTCTGGACGTTCGAAGTTACCCTCTGGGCGAAGATTATCGTCATGACGAATTGGCTTCTGTCTTTCACCAGGCTGATAC harbors:
- the LOC120414654 gene encoding titin translates to MGPTKRDKQDKLKSQSLIDSERMVQTGGSSQQQQSSSSMITSSSTSSSSTSRKMQTASSSSSKMVMSGSDGGGLDQKISEIKSGGATSESVQQQGQRLSESKQAGQIESKQIENIIQEIKYIASDTADSTKRISTVQQSCDSTRSDKELHEALTNFDKVANATVSDIQQGATKISASEIASSETSVHKSASSSKASQSSATSASAIQNSQIMSSEKITSESSSSRAEQHSSSKTMKSSHTSSSSSSFAKKDSSTFLLDSSNIQMLQKSDANQKDSAVTQVKDSGNHSVLQTHQFHTDGGPAVGGGGRNFSDSQSYSFSEKNAPTTEVTYDSAGNKITSTTSSSSATHGFTSASFHSSGGGGGGGDSQLQPTSGAQTTRVSGNVVQDGHYTTSSSSASKSYSSSKQESSSSNTMNVSSVSQKDAVIDSTALENYKIQDSASQTNMLTKNASAHTIVSLSSANDSMANTIQSTQLVTEMNQDVSSKSQQHADSTKTYESSSHFESMDESNRSRKHVTDFYEQRESNSSILKRKIYDEKVKRLSLIDERVVPRDVVIQDIEDDVTNVTKTSFEAKLFNPKTKRWELVDQKTILEKDITVAIPAEIVHELEVERPELANITTTIQLTKVYDAKTKQWTTIDQRKHTDVLEKLSYLEESSGRTELNESERVKNLQSIDTVDKVIIKESSDLGKIRKQTGKTVQEQCICEICTCGRHNCFNCGSGGVEKITKASNKTSVSKTENFYQQDLSELNEQSTYVRRRTWTKEDADEYLNQTHSSSIERSSTEQNVTNRRLTWTKEDFENVDLTKLKQTTNVIEKRQPIRHEDNLRPEGDFERPEKSQFRPAERPKQFRPEDNLRPEGSFESPVKPKYQPGERQKPIRHDDNLRPEGDFERPERSPFRPAERPKQIRPEDNLRPEGTFDSPEKTKYQPGERPKPIRHDDNLRPEGDFERPEKSQFRPADRPKQVRPEDNLRPEGDFERPEKSPFRPAERPKQIRPEDNLRPEGTFDSPEKTKYQPGERPKPIRHDDNLRPEGDFERPEKSQFRPADRPKQVRPEDNLRPEGDFERPEKSPFRPAERPKQIRPEDNLRPEGTFDSPEKTKYQPGERPKPIRHDDNLRPEGDFERPEKSPFRPAERPKQIRPEDNLRPEGSFESPEKPKYQPGERQKPIRHDDNLRPEGDFERPEKSPFKPAERPKQVRPEDNLRPEGEFERPEPVGYSYVQRSQVIRQEDNLFLEGNFERTEKTVYVAGDRPKPIRHDDNLRPEGDFERPEKSQFRPADRPKQVRPEDNLRPEGDFERPEKSPFRPAERPKQIRPEDNLRPEGTFESPEKPIYQPGERQKPIRHDDNLRPEGDFERPEKSKFRPAERPVQVRPEDNLRPEGDFERPEKSPFRPAERPKQIRPEDNLRPEGSFESPEKPKYQPGERQKPIRHDDNLRPEGDFERPEKSPFKPAERPKQVRPEDNLRPEGDFERPEKSPFRPAERPKQIRPEDNLRPEGSFESPEKPKYQPGERQKPIRHDDNLRPEGDFERPEKSPFKPAERPKQVRPEDNLRPEGEFERPEPVGYSYVKRSQVIRQEDNLFLEGNFERTEKTVYVAGDRPKPIRHDDNLRPEGDFERPEKSHFRPADRPKQVRPEDNLRPEGDFERPEKSPFRPAERPKQIRPEDNLRPEGIFESPEKPIYQPGERQKPIRHDDNLRPEGDFERPEKSKFRPAERPVQVRPEDNLRPEGDFERPEKSPFRPAERPKQIRPEDNLRPEGSFESPEKQKYQPGERQQPIRHDDNLRPEGDFERPEKSPFKPAERPKQVRPEDNLRPEGDFERPEKSPFRPAERPKQIRPEDNLRPEGSFESPEKPKYQPGERQKPIRHDDNLRPEGNFERPEKSQFKPAERPKQVRPEDNLRPEGDFERPEKSPFRPAERPKQIRPEDNLRPEGSFESPEKPKYQPGERQKPIRHDDNLHPEGDFERPEKSPFRPAERPKQVRPEDNLRPEGDFERPEKSPFRPAERPKQIRPEDNLKPEGSFESPEKPIYQPGERQKPIRHDDNLHPEGDFERPEKSPFRPAERPKQVRPEDNLRPEGDFERPEKSPFRPAERPKQIRPEDNLRPEGSFESPDKPKYQPGERQKPIRHDDNLRPEGEFERPAKSPFKPAERPKQVRPEDNLRPEGDFERPEKSPFRPAERPKQIRPEDNLKPEGSFESPEKSIYQPGERQKPIRHDDNLHPEGDFERPEKSPFRPAERPKQVRPEDNLRPEGDFERPEKSPFRPAERPKQIRPEDNLKPEGSFESPEKPIYQPGERQKPIRHDDNLHPEGDFERPEKSPFRPAERPKQVRPEDNLRPEGDFERPEKSPFRPAERPKQIRPEDNLKPEGSFESPEKPMYQPGERQKPIRHDDNLHPEGDFERPEKSPFRPAERPKQVRPEDNLKPEGDFERPEKSPFRPAERPKQIRPEDNLRPEGSFESPEKPKYQPGERQKPIRHDDNLHPEGDFERPEKSPFRPAERPKQVRPEDNLKPEGDFERPEKSPFRPAERPKQIRPEDNLRPEGSFESPEKPKYQPGERQKPIRHDDNLHPEGDFERPEKSPFRPAERPKQVRPEDNLRPEGDFERPEKSPFRPAERPKQIRPEDNLKPEGSFESPEKSIYQPGERQKPIRHDDNLHPEGDFERPEKSPFRPAERPKQVRPEDNLRPEGDFERPEKSPFRPAERPKQIRPEDNLKPEGSFESPEKPIYQPGERQKPIRHDDNLHPEGDFERPEKSPFRSAERPQQIRPQDNLRPEGEFERPQPVVVGKFERSQIVRHEDNLQLEGHFERTEKTVYIAGDRPKPIRHTDNLKPEGEFSSPDKPQYQAAERPKQIRPQDNLKPEGDFERPKPVVVGKAERSQIIRHEDNLHMEGNFERVEQTVFIAGERPKPIRHEDNLRPEGDFMTPEKPQFRPAERPKQVKPEDNLRTEGSFDRPEKTQFKPAERPKQIRPEDNLKTEGTFETPEKPKYQPGERQKPIRHDDNLHPEGKFERPEKPQFQPAERPKQIRPEDNLKPEGVFERPQPQTVGKAERSTIVRHADNLHLEGTFERTQKTVYVSGERPKPIKPDDNLRPEGVFETPEKPKYQPGERQKPIRHDDNLHPEGDFERPEKSPFRPAERPKQVRPSDNLKPEGSFVTPEKHGYQPGERQKPIRQTDNLRPEGDFERPEKPQFKPAERPKQIRPEDNLRTEGTFETPEKPKYQPGERQKPIRHGDNLRPEGEFEKPVQKPAYQPAERPKQVKPKDNLQIEGEYHSLKEHKEQKQRKETELQEVHENGILDGAVMVTTQTVTTILKGDKPKATGKKVTTSETHDSSSLSHTSQDHQQKHTMSSTQLSQQQHDTKHLSQNIIDSRSIQNVDHSVHGQYSRSSAVESTMSSSNLQHSTQSLSHETSERNVSSSQQHSSSKVVTSSSNVVSSTNRITSNAQDEAISNSTRDISSRNISSTNRIIHSKDGTVHDSALDNHVSSKEHFVGSHSSSASKRIVVDGKVVTDKTISQQSGTEKLIDGGVLKVDTSFVQNKSSGFDGTQILGSTETISTDLKNELTTRKQTSRGSQSNNIIHSTHENGAHKISGASENGTNQVQVRKLVAGKWVMRTVTENVNGKHEVQSSKINQRGHSNVHTTAAAGSRSVKQSNDAQSTKTIGGKHVHIHGDESSTSGQAAAGIRSVKQSSDSPSMKTVDSKHVLIHGDESSIRGQAAAGIRGVKQSSDSQTIKTSDSKHVHIYGDESSTKGQVLRNQNNTSSSIVHGGDTSTQKSTKQSATTRIIGGKLVHVAARDDSNSSSRASVSHSRSANNIIHSESSSVMNSAISESNLSSRTEAKQSSHIISQSSTSESSTADKHFNRNSAFSSTESSNNAILCRQQQSNAQPSGSSMSVSGSIQRKSISNLNDSAVYSTTNRQSYSSLHRREKESADSRMNNYIKTLESGPITTRGKLQPCAPPTMSTSTNVSNVTSSSTIGQHSSSSQQTKMLRDYHSAINVTKSSTKANASSISFGEDNKFHGTSSYKMQYVQKNDGPCPAHALNDNLKVSKVTKQHTYYVRDRR